A stretch of Thermoanaerobaculia bacterium DNA encodes these proteins:
- a CDS encoding amino acid permease → MKSPAGNDRSGDLLRALGRWDMAFFLVGTVIGSGIFLVPSEIARDVRSEPVTIGIWIAGGILTMLGVLSIAELGSAIPAPGGIYTYIARAYGRLPGFLCGWAIFTVITSGAIATLAVAFSIYLSGLFAISAAAGRAVSILAVLTLTAANVAGVRTGATVQNVLTVLKVAGLAGMTIAIFALAGPAPAPASLPAAAVPNGIAGIGVALLGVFWAYEGWHDATFVAGEVRDPQRNFPAGVVIGELVIVALYVAANLAYFRVMNAGEIAASPRVGLTAIGKVLGPWGAKALTAAIVCSILGAMNGSILAGPRAYFQMARDGLLPRGLAEVHATFRTPAAAIALQGVWSCVLILFIGGFSQLFTYVIFGGWLMYALATAAVPILRRKEPELARPFRVPGYPVVPAVFVVAAAAMTVSTILQRPRESLLGLGFIALGVPLYFFFRGSGRE, encoded by the coding sequence GTGAAATCTCCCGCGGGGAACGATCGATCCGGAGATCTGCTCCGCGCGCTCGGCCGGTGGGACATGGCGTTCTTCCTCGTCGGCACGGTCATCGGTTCGGGGATCTTCCTGGTGCCCTCGGAGATCGCGCGCGATGTCCGGTCGGAACCCGTCACGATCGGGATCTGGATCGCCGGGGGAATTCTGACGATGCTCGGCGTTCTCTCCATCGCGGAGCTCGGGTCCGCGATTCCGGCGCCGGGAGGGATCTACACGTACATCGCGCGCGCGTATGGAAGGCTTCCCGGATTCCTCTGCGGATGGGCGATCTTCACCGTGATCACCTCCGGGGCGATCGCGACGCTCGCCGTGGCCTTCTCGATCTACCTCTCCGGGCTGTTTGCGATCTCGGCGGCGGCGGGCCGCGCCGTTTCGATCCTCGCCGTCCTGACTCTGACCGCCGCGAACGTCGCGGGGGTCCGGACCGGAGCCACGGTGCAGAACGTCCTGACGGTGCTCAAGGTCGCCGGCCTCGCCGGCATGACGATCGCGATCTTCGCGCTCGCCGGTCCCGCTCCGGCCCCGGCATCCCTCCCGGCCGCGGCGGTTCCGAACGGCATCGCCGGAATCGGCGTCGCCCTGCTCGGCGTTTTCTGGGCCTACGAAGGATGGCACGACGCCACGTTCGTCGCGGGCGAAGTGCGCGACCCGCAGAGGAACTTCCCGGCCGGGGTGGTGATCGGCGAGCTCGTGATCGTGGCCCTCTACGTCGCGGCGAACCTGGCGTACTTCCGCGTGATGAACGCCGGCGAGATCGCCGCGTCGCCCCGCGTGGGGCTCACCGCGATCGGGAAGGTCCTCGGTCCGTGGGGAGCGAAGGCGCTCACGGCCGCGATCGTCTGCTCCATTCTCGGCGCGATGAACGGGTCGATCCTGGCGGGGCCGCGGGCCTACTTCCAGATGGCGCGCGACGGCCTCCTCCCGCGCGGCCTGGCGGAAGTCCACGCGACGTTCCGGACGCCCGCGGCGGCGATCGCGCTCCAGGGCGTCTGGTCGTGCGTCCTGATCCTCTTCATCGGGGGGTTCTCGCAGCTCTTCACGTACGTGATCTTCGGCGGCTGGCTGATGTACGCGCTCGCGACCGCGGCGGTGCCGATCCTTCGGCGCAAGGAGCCGGAACTCGCCCGTCCGTTCCGCGTTCCGGGCTATCCCGTCGTTCCGGCGGTCTTCGTCGTCGCGGCGGCCGCGATGACGGTGAGCACGATCCTCCAGCGCCCCCGCGAATCGCTGCTGGGCCTCGGCTTCATCGCGCTCGGCGTCCCTCTCTACTTCTTTTTCCGCGGTTCCGGCCGGGAGTAA
- a CDS encoding sulfite oxidase-like oxidoreductase has protein sequence MTDDTERLPPGQYRTEKWPVLTYGATPSVDLANWTFRCVGRVGQEVSWTWPEFLALPRAEVVSDIHCVTRWSRFDNLWEGVRAREILDRVALAPDAVAVVVHSEGGYTTNVALEDLRGDDVLLAIRHDGRDLSPEHGGPCRLVVPKLYFWKSAKWIRAFEFVAANVPGFWEENGYHLRGNPFREERFSDQETDAMQRMRAEAARKARGR, from the coding sequence GTGACCGACGACACCGAGCGGCTCCCGCCCGGGCAGTACCGCACGGAGAAATGGCCGGTCCTGACCTACGGCGCGACGCCATCGGTCGATCTCGCGAACTGGACGTTCCGTTGCGTCGGACGAGTCGGTCAAGAAGTCTCGTGGACCTGGCCGGAGTTCCTGGCGCTTCCGCGCGCCGAAGTCGTCTCCGACATCCACTGCGTCACGCGCTGGAGCCGATTCGACAATCTCTGGGAGGGCGTCCGGGCTCGCGAAATCCTCGATCGCGTGGCGCTCGCGCCGGACGCCGTCGCGGTCGTCGTGCACTCGGAGGGCGGCTACACGACCAACGTCGCCCTCGAGGACCTTCGCGGGGACGACGTGCTCCTCGCGATCCGCCACGACGGCCGCGACCTTTCTCCCGAGCACGGAGGCCCGTGCCGGCTCGTGGTCCCGAAGCTCTATTTCTGGAAGAGCGCGAAGTGGATCCGCGCCTTCGAGTTCGTCGCGGCGAACGTTCCGGGATTCTGGGAGGAGAACGGGTATCACCTCCGCGGCAATCCCTTCCGGGAAGAGCGCTTCTCCGATCAGGAAACCGACGCCATGCAGCGCATGCGGGCGGAGGCCGCGAGGAAGGCGCGCGGGCGCTGA
- a CDS encoding AraC family transcriptional regulator, with protein MSLLDRSIEEAPLSMPSHTLRGGLAPGEPGVLDVIFEGRAVRVSSWRCPVLAREWSEERVQSADAVAFPRDVPFAIHAEGESIVADRNVVLFHSAGVSYRTSHPFGTGDRGLLLRFARPAPFTLRNAERRSWALRSPRAHLLQEILFRRGEDSDRRTVESLALRLLSEARRLADTAPAPPSGRRREAAVQATRRRLASDLRAKLGLAALAAQARYSPFHLARTFRQATGVTLRRYRLRARLFAALPRVLEDRSDLMQIGLDLGFSSHSHLTSAFHAEFGMSPSSLRRLVREEELGFVASRLGFGPARFE; from the coding sequence ATGTCGCTTCTGGATCGCTCGATCGAGGAGGCCCCGCTCTCGATGCCGTCCCACACGCTGCGCGGGGGCCTCGCCCCGGGCGAGCCCGGCGTTCTCGACGTGATCTTCGAAGGAAGGGCCGTCCGCGTTTCTTCGTGGCGGTGTCCCGTCCTCGCGCGGGAATGGTCCGAAGAGCGGGTGCAGAGCGCGGATGCCGTGGCTTTCCCGCGGGACGTTCCGTTTGCGATCCACGCGGAAGGGGAGTCGATCGTCGCGGACCGCAACGTCGTCCTGTTCCACTCGGCGGGCGTTTCCTACCGGACCAGCCACCCCTTCGGGACCGGCGATCGCGGACTGCTCCTGCGATTCGCGCGCCCGGCCCCGTTCACCCTGCGAAACGCGGAGCGCCGCTCGTGGGCGCTCCGATCGCCGCGCGCCCACCTTCTCCAGGAAATCCTGTTTCGCCGCGGCGAGGACTCCGACCGGAGGACGGTCGAATCGCTCGCGCTTCGCCTCCTCTCGGAAGCACGGCGTCTCGCCGATACCGCGCCGGCGCCTCCCTCCGGGCGGCGCCGCGAAGCGGCCGTCCAAGCGACGCGCCGCCGTCTGGCGAGCGATCTGCGCGCCAAGCTCGGACTCGCGGCGCTCGCCGCTCAGGCCCGATACTCCCCGTTCCATCTCGCGCGCACCTTCCGCCAGGCCACGGGGGTCACCTTGCGGCGGTATCGCCTTCGGGCGCGGCTCTTCGCCGCGCTGCCTCGCGTTCTGGAGGATCGCTCCGACCTGATGCAGATCGGTCTGGATCTCGGGTTCTCCTCGCACAGCCACCTGACCTCTGCCTTTCATGCGGAATTCGGGATGTCGCCTTCCTCCCTGCGCCGCCTGGTGCGGGAGGAAGAGCTGGGCTTCGTCGCGTCCCGACTGGGATTCGGACCGGCGCGGTTCGAGTAG
- a CDS encoding S-layer homology domain-containing protein produces MRIGRITGRGASMLVAVACLSAGIAFGDCGPFSDTSTGSFCGAIEEAFYAGLTNGTSATTFGPEQGVTRDQMAAFITRTLNQATARSNRRAALDQWWQATTPRFDSFGTTAASDAHQCRADGADIWVSIFQGVSRVRASDGKLLGTWTPAPGPSWHPGSVLVALGRIFTTNVDLQGAIDMADPTQDPGEMTQVAQTILPNISGMTFDGTSIWTSHIGEDPNGGDNGVTIITPGSWTMTPVTTGFTGSVTGIAFDGSNVWVTMTPGSLLKLDANGAILQTVSVGGAPTSPTFDGANIWVVNSSDNSISVVRTSSGAVVATLTGNGLNGPTGAAFDGQRVLVTNHAGNSVSVWRAADLSPLGTESTGASSQPVGACSDGVNFWVALAGAGELGRY; encoded by the coding sequence ATGAGGATCGGGAGGATCACGGGGAGGGGGGCGTCGATGCTGGTCGCCGTCGCCTGCCTGTCGGCGGGTATCGCTTTCGGCGACTGCGGGCCGTTCAGTGACACGTCGACCGGCTCGTTTTGCGGGGCGATCGAGGAGGCCTTCTACGCGGGGTTGACCAACGGGACTTCGGCGACGACGTTCGGTCCGGAGCAAGGCGTCACCCGGGATCAGATGGCCGCGTTCATCACGCGAACGCTCAACCAGGCGACCGCACGTTCGAACCGTCGGGCGGCGCTGGACCAATGGTGGCAGGCGACCACGCCCCGATTCGATTCGTTCGGCACGACGGCGGCGAGCGACGCCCACCAGTGCCGCGCGGACGGTGCGGACATATGGGTATCGATCTTTCAGGGGGTCTCGCGAGTCCGGGCGAGCGACGGGAAGCTTCTCGGCACCTGGACGCCTGCGCCCGGACCCTCCTGGCATCCCGGCTCGGTGCTGGTGGCGCTCGGACGCATCTTCACGACGAACGTCGATCTTCAGGGGGCGATCGACATGGCGGACCCGACGCAGGATCCCGGCGAGATGACGCAGGTCGCGCAGACCATCCTGCCGAACATCTCGGGGATGACGTTCGACGGAACCTCGATCTGGACGTCGCACATCGGAGAAGACCCCAACGGGGGCGACAACGGGGTGACGATCATCACACCGGGCTCCTGGACCATGACGCCGGTGACGACCGGATTCACCGGATCGGTCACGGGGATCGCGTTCGACGGTTCGAACGTCTGGGTGACGATGACGCCGGGATCCCTCCTGAAGCTCGACGCGAACGGAGCGATCCTGCAGACGGTGTCCGTCGGAGGCGCTCCGACGTCGCCGACCTTCGACGGCGCGAACATCTGGGTCGTGAATTCGTCCGATAATTCCATTTCCGTCGTGCGGACGTCTTCCGGGGCGGTCGTCGCGACGCTCACCGGCAACGGTCTCAACGGGCCGACGGGCGCGGCCTTCGACGGCCAGCGGGTGCTCGTGACCAACCATGCGGGCAACAGCGTGTCGGTCTGGCGCGCGGCGGACCTGTCCCCCCTCGGAACGGAGTCGACCGGAGCGTCGAGCCAGCCGGTCGGCGCGTGCAGCGACGGCGTGAACTTCTGGGTCGCGCTCGCGGGAGCGGGCGAGCTCGGCCGTTACTGA
- a CDS encoding DinB family protein, whose protein sequence is MRAIRKPLPGEYPAYAAVYVDLLPDDGSILDQLSRNAVATRELVGALPEERLAFRYAPGKWTIKEIVAHLSDDERIYGYRALRFARNDATELPGFDQDAFARFSGANARPIDDLLAELEAVRRSTVLLFAGFDDAVLDRSGAADGNRFTVRALAYHIAGHELRHRNVIRERYLSGGAAVR, encoded by the coding sequence GTGAGGGCGATTCGCAAGCCGCTTCCGGGGGAATACCCCGCCTATGCGGCGGTGTACGTCGATCTCCTTCCGGACGACGGTTCCATTCTCGATCAGCTGTCGCGCAACGCGGTCGCCACCCGGGAGCTCGTCGGCGCCCTGCCGGAAGAGCGGCTTGCGTTCCGGTACGCGCCGGGAAAATGGACGATCAAGGAAATCGTCGCCCACCTGTCGGACGACGAGCGGATCTACGGCTACCGCGCCCTGCGGTTCGCGCGGAACGACGCCACGGAGCTTCCCGGATTCGACCAGGACGCCTTCGCGCGATTCTCGGGAGCGAACGCCCGGCCGATCGACGATCTCCTCGCCGAGCTCGAGGCGGTGCGGAGGTCGACGGTGCTCCTGTTCGCGGGATTCGACGATGCCGTCCTCGACCGCTCGGGCGCCGCCGACGGGAACCGTTTTACCGTCCGCGCTCTCGCGTACCACATCGCGGGCCACGAGCTCCGGCATCGGAACGTCATCCGCGAGCGGTACCTCTCCGGCGGCGCGGCGGTCCGATGA